One Glycine max cultivar Williams 82 chromosome 1, Glycine_max_v4.0, whole genome shotgun sequence genomic window, TAcattcataataaattataaaaatactaaaaacttATAGTGTTTGGAACGGTGTCAGACACTCTTGGTTGTGGATcctcaaaacaaataatatatagttGCTTTTACATTCTCTATGACGTGATTTTGCACTAAAACATAATTCCTAGATGgaaaatcaaacacaatcacattaatatatcaactaaattaatatgattttaaacaaatattcacatgcttttttatcatttttttatgatgttaAAAAACATGTTGTATTGGTCATTAACGAATATATATTCACATGTTTGAGATTGAGCTTGTgttgagaaattaattttaggtgcataattaatttgagttAAGACAATATAGGTAACTTTTATtagataaacaaattttattgctaacttactttctgaataaaaacatttaaacctAAATCACATCTtcctaaaatcaattttacaataTCTTACTCAAATTAACACACACTTAACCGTTAATTTTATAGCTACACTTCAGTTTAAGGGGCTCAATTCAATCACATCTTTCTCAACTTTCCAAAACAATTTCCATTCATCACAAAAGGGTCTCTTCATAAAAATCACACCACACTAGACAGAATTGAGAGCGCATGATGATCTCGCAGCCAGATAATTGACCAcaccaatttattaaaaacaaaagcacAACACGAAATGAATGAATGACCCCCCCCCCAAGAACAAAGTGAGAAGGTGGTGTGATTATTATTCATACCACTTATATATGTGGGGATCAACACAGGACCTCTCATACAGGGAAAGGAGCAGCACGTAAAGGCAAAAGAAAGTGGTCGTTAGATTATGGAGTCATAGATGTAGACATGCCTGAATGATGATGCTCTTGCTCTTGCATCACTCACGTATATATAAACCCTATCATTGCGCtttgcctctctctctctctgtgtgtTATTGTTTGTCTCCCATAATGAGTGTGCACCCCTTTTCTACATTGACCAGCTTTTTCTAGCTTAAATTGCGCAAGCACCACCCTTTTATTGGATTATTAGATTGTTGGATATGTTTTATGCGTGAAAATATCacataatcatatattttatattatcctAGAGTAGTAGACCCTTTGCTTTTGTGTAAATATAGAAGGGCCACACCCACTCGCTGACTTGCATGACCAGGCTAGCATTGCTTAGCTGTAATTACAAGTGGCATCCTTCAATTTTTCAATACACATTATTTTGGACACCTTAATGGGTAAGACTCGTGTGTGGTTAAAGTTGGAAATATTATACGTGCTTTTAATGTAAATCTaacgaataaaaataaatataaaagtaaaagtaagAATCATGATCTTTTGAGAATTACTTTTAtctcaaaagtattttttcacataaaaaaataagcatGCACTCATTAATTAAGATGGTGTTTGGTTTCTCGATGAAACCAAGTTTAACTAAATTTTCCACTTTCCAAGATGATCAAAACAAAAGTAAGTCTTTTTGTATGTTTACCGTAATTGTTATTTAAACACGTACTAAGGTGCGCTtgattaaaagttataaatgtgaatttcaataaataaaaaaactatacattccaatgtataaaataagaagaaaaacaacTTCTTACTTTTCAAGTAAAAGtacttttaaaatcaattttaattccaACATgcaataagtttttagttcttatagaaCATATCTTTAAAGAGGAACTTACAAAAATACTTCAGAGTTCTACCGAGAAGAAAAAgactttaattattataatagttaaaaaaatcacatcgttttaatggattttcatcgatgatttttgtttgtattaaataaattgaattcgAACGAAAACCTTATCTGATTTGCATGGGTCTCATGGTAAGCTTAATTATCTACATAAAGTAGACACATCTCCCCTTTTAATACTCAATAAATCTTAGTGTTTTTGTTTAGCTAAGCACGCGACGTTCTCCTTAAAAAACGAGTTCCCTTTTGTTGTTTAGccctttaatttatttgtgtgaatgagtagtttttaaatttataaaacttgTACACAAGTTAGTTTTGTGACTTTGTTAGCCAAAGATATTAAAATCACTAACATGACGTGTGTTCCATAAATTTATAAGCTTGCTTGtactcataaaataaatttaacaactAAACCACAAGTGGAAGATATTTCAAGGGACTATGGGCATTgccttaagaaaatattttatgttttcattaataattacaaaaatatcaactcttttcttatttttgtaagaaaattcGTGGAAATATCACTTTAttgttttcatcatttttctgtacaaatatttgtaaataaaaataaattaaatgacattTATATGATTATTAACAAAAGGGAAAAGATTTATTTATCCTAATCACCATAAGTTTTCTATTGgatctattttttatatcaataaataatatgtaataattGGATAAACTTTTTTACACTGTTATTATGTGTGGcaagtttgttattattttaatatttatcttaaaaatcatactaagaattatttatgattaatgGATAGAGTTAAAATACTTCTATACAATGCATTcctatcaataaatatttagttaTATTCCCAAATGTATAGCCATCCTTTTGACCAAATTGGATGGGAAAACAGGATCTCTGTGTATCTCCAAATGTTGCACCTATGAACAAATAATGATGTCACCTTTGGAAGCTCCTTAGAATTAGTTTTCATTATTAGGCAACAAACAAACACCCCAAGCCGAGAGTATCTTGGTTGTGATAAATGAGGCTATGTATACATGCATGGATGGCCACAAGCTATAAACCTAACACGTCACACTTGCTGGATTGGCAATAATGTTGAGAAACACAATGCCCCATTTGGATTAGACCAAGTGCTTCAacaaaggaacaaaaaaaaGGCCACAAAACGCGTTAGTTAAGCGGTGTAGAGGGGTGCCCCACGTGACAAGTATATGAGGCATGTGACATGTTACATCAGCAATGAGTTAATGTTGTGAAAGGAGAAACTATTTGAATAGAAGGGGTACCTAAAACATCCAAATTGGGTTTGGAGACGACGGACAAGGAATGGGACAATGGACATAAAGCATTGTGATGCGTAAAAAAGCACATGCGCGGTCAAAGCATCATGTGCTTGCTCATGTCACTTATCACCATTTcgaattttaagaataagtCACGCTTGTGTTGGTTCCCTTTTGATCGTTACCACCAAACTAATCATTTTAGGGATAATGAGCCCTCCAATGAACAGTAATTAACTCAAATCCTACATATCCTTTTCCACTTTCAACCCCTTTTCAACatggaaaaagccaaaaaaagtgTTGACAGTTGACACATTGCATTTTACTTTAACGATCAAATTGCACCCATCCTCCTTTTGCCTTTCTCAAATTAcacaatactatttttttttctattcctacACTAatcttgtttaaaaatattacactaaCACCCCTCATATGTTACACTAACTCCTCCTATAAAGGAGGCAAACGAGGTAAATGATATGGTTAAAAAAGTAAGTGTTTGAGTAATTACAAGAAATCTCAGGGATGATTAGTGGAATTTACTCTGCTTTAACCAGGCAAAGTTGATCTAGGAATTAGAATTTCCCTTACTTTTATACAAAACACGCCTACTAGTCTATTACATAGTGCTTATCATTAGGTTGGTTACCATGTGATTGCAAGAAGTTTAACAACCAACAAAAACAAAGACTGTACAGCATTATGCATGTGGGATCAATGATGTAGGGTAAAAGAGGAAATGGAAATTTTTCTATGGCACATGCTGATGGTGTATAGATAATTTAACCATGACAAGGGATCTGAGCTGCAAAATGTTGAAATGCACAACCCAATTTCAATTTCACTAGTACAAATCAGGCCCTACTAATTTGAATTAACAGGTGAATGTTTCAGACAACAAATCCTTCAAATTGAAGGTGGTTGCAGCTTTCCATCAGCAATCTTGCAGTGGATCCAATTTGTACAGCAGAGGCTCCAATATCTATGCACCATTCATGGCAGAGTCTGCATGGAGTGTATTGCCATCTTCCATGATCTTGCCATTCACTTGTGTTCTCTGCCTCTGAGCAAATTAAAACAACCATGTTAAGTCCAAATCAAAGAGACAAAGACATGACATGAATGGAACAAGGGTAAGGACAAGTGCATTCAAAGTACCCAATCTACAGGGTCTCCAGAATTCCCATTCAATAGCTTGTGGTTCTCCTCTTTGGTCCTGCTGTCTTTGTCTTTGGTGCTCAAAGGTAGCAAGGTTGCAGCTGCAATTGACCTGTCTGGTAATTCTGCAGAATAACTAAGTCAGAACAACAGCAAATGGCAATCAAATAAAGACAATAGCTATGTAATTATGTGCATGTGACAAATGTTCTAACCTGGCAATTTCTTGTCAATAAAAAACACCACCAAATTAACAGTGTACCTGCCAGCCATGGACCAAAAAGATCAACACAAAAGGGACATAGGCCACAGTTTTCACATTACATAGCAATATATGCTCCTTACCAGGCAACAACTACGTCAACCGTGTAATGTTTGCGAGATGCTACTATCAAAAGACTCTGAACCACAGCAAGCAACCACCCTAGCTGCTTTAGTGACCTAATGGTTCATCAATGTCAACAGTTACAACAAatcagaatttaaatttaaacataacaGAATGTGACAGGAAGGactgaaaatgaaatgaataataGCAACACACTCCTTATAACACACTttcttattgattaaaatttaatgaaaatctacAAAATCATGAGTGAGATTCATTAACTAAGGTGTGTGATCACACAATTTTGTGATTTCCAACAAATTACAACTAATAATAGAGTGTGTTAAAGAATGTGTTGTTGGCATTTCTCATAATAAATTAGCCTAACAAAAGTTACTGCAGTAAAATATCTTGACAGAGTTGATTCTTCAACAAAACAAGATGGAAGGAATTTATAAGCCAATTTTACCTTCGAGTGCCATATTTCTGATACGTGAGCACAAAAACAAGTGTAAAGATCATGTGTGATGAGAATATCAAATCACCACATCCATAGACCACACCACGTGGAACTGTACATAATATAATTGAAATGAGCAACAAAACAAATACATAGGCATCAAATATGAACAACTCCAATACGATAATGTATACTCACAATTAATCAATAGCACTTCAAGGACACTATCTGGACGGGGTAATGTGGCAAGTTTAGAACCCTGCATGATACATTAAGTAGTCTAAAAATTTAAGAatctaaagaaaataataataaaagatctTGCCCACATATGTTATTTGCAGTAGTTAAGAGAATACTTAAACACAACATGTGACATGTTTTACAAACACATTCTCAAACAATTGTACCTCACGGCAATGGTAATTTGGACCAGGAAGTTGTGTAGAATAAAATGTGATTATGCGAAGAACTTGAGAACCCTGCAGTACACAAATATGAAGTGAGAAAACTGGCAGATTCACATATACAGAATAGGCACTTAACTCTATCTGAAGCTTTTAAATGGCCAGGAATATACTTTTCTGACCATGTAAGAGGAACAGAAAGCAAGGCATGATGACATCACATAATAATCAGGGTTACACCTGAGcattaaattttgaatcatCCTAATTCATCAATCTATCACCCTAAGAACTTATTTATTCAATTAGGAttcccaaaaaaataaacaatacttATTAAACATGAGATAATGTGATCAACACTTACCACTAAGAATGCTAAAACCCTGCACCATATTAGAACTGTGTAGATCTTTCTGTTCTTCAATATGAATGGATGAAATGTCCACTGCAAAATCACATATCAAAGAATATACATGAAActtcacaaaaaataaataaaggaaagaaaacgATACTTGTTTAAATGAGAAGTTCACGAAAATAAGCCATACAGGCCAAAAGGGATTTTTAGAAAGGAAAATAAGCCATTGAAACAGGGATAATATTATACTAAATTACTAATACTATATATGTCGAATCTTGCAGTAGCAGAAAGTATCAggcaaaaattaataaagccatagaatcaagattaaaataatCCTTCACTGACATCAGTACTAAACCACTAAGAAGAAACTTCAAACCACAAAGTAAGAAAtgatattttcctttcttttatttctcattttttttattttcctacaaGTCTCAATAGTCAGTACAAACACCTCGTGGGTAACTTTTCAAGCCTCACAAAGCCACAATGAAAACAATATATTAGAAATAACAGCTCAGTAGTCTGACTTCAAGGAAACACCAGACGGTGGCAGTATAGCACACACATTCATGATCAAGCCATATTTACCTGAAGAATTTATCACACCAAAAAAAACATGTTCATAGTAGAATATAGAATTGTCTGTAAATTTTAATGCCATAGGTAGGTAAAATATAACCTATCACATAAAAGGTGGGCGTAAAAAGGTAAATGCTGACACAACACAGTCATACAGTTAATCTATGAAAACTGAGACAAAGAACGGGAAGGGGGAATTCTTACCGAGACAAACGATATAAAAATCATGGCAAACAGTGTTTCACTTATGTAAGCTTTGTCTTGCCCAAGCTCCTGTAATAACAGCACCaaagattaaaaattacaagGGCATTATTATCATTCTATGTACTGGTTTttccaagagagagagagagagagaagggaatGGCAATTACAAACCGGAAGAAGGAAGAATCCAACATCTTGTAGAGTAGGGCCAGGCCTATGTAAATAATGAACTCCTCGGGCAGCCAAACCATGTATATACTGTAGAGAAACAGTTAAAATTCAGACATCAAACATTGCGATAAATAGTATGTCAAGTAACCAAGTAAACCAATGTACTATACTGTGTTACACTTTATGCATACAAAACATAGACAAGAATAGAAACACAGAAACATATACTTTGCAAAAATTTGCcgttcttatttctttttcatagaACATTGGCCCTCAATATCTTTCCTCAACAACTAGCTGCAAACTAGTAAATGTTTCCAATGATGGAAATGAAACATTTGATCATCTTCCCAGAACCCAGAGTTTCACAGAGAACTGAGGGTAAGGTAAATTGGTTTTTGAGATGGAAGATCAAATAACTCATCATCTAAAGCAAGTCATCATAGTTGCAGAATATGACAAAAGATGCTTCAAGCAGTTACAAGTTCCTAAAATTCCCTAATTTGAACACTCAGCCATCAACTCTGACACTTCATAACCATTGACAAAATAAGCTTCAGTAATCAAACCAAGTGATAGTAACagtattgtaatttgtaatccTCATTCATTCCTACcgagaaacaaacaaaataaaacaaaagcaaGCAATTGTACCACTAGCCACACCAACAAACAACACGAACAAGAAAAACCGAACTCCATGTAGCATGCAAGTAAAGTTCCAATCCAACAACCATAAAACACTTTCAGAAAATTTCCCTCCACATCAAAGTAAAACAAAAGGAACCTTCTATACTAAAGGTAAACCACACTCAACCATTGCACGAGGTTGATCAAAGAGGGAGGAAAAAGAAAACCTGACAAACAAGACCAGCCAGAAGGTACTTCCAATTCTCAGCAAGGAGGTTGATCTCTGTAGTTGTCTCTGCACAAATTCTCTTCCATAgctacacaaacacacaccaaaaaccaaacaaacatcaacacaagaacacaagaaaagaaacaacaacACCAAGAGGGTGGGGGGGACAAATAAGCAACCTTTGAAGCCTCACGGCCAATGTAAAACGACATGTTATTGTCCCTGTTGTTGTCGTTGATGGGTTATGCGCGCAAGGAGCACTTCCATGTTACCTCATAACCACACTGATGATAGAGTCAACATTGATTGGCCAATATGAGCGATACCCACATAGAATTAATCCCTTTTTAAACTTTCCCACTATGCAAAAACCGAAACTTAGGCCGAAAGGAGACACACCCAGAAAGAGAAACACAACTGGGTATCCAAATTCGAATCGGGAAGAGGAAAAGATCGGAAATTTGAGGTCGATCACAAAAACAGAACCGTGCCCCAGATGAGAGGAATGAATGatcacaagaagaagaaaaaaaatacagaagaGATTTTGGTGGCAGAATCAATGGGGGAAATGGAAACGGAGGCGCAATGGTCAAAAGGGGTTTTCGTTTCTCTctcttgtttctctctcttgtttctctctctgattcttcttctctttctcgcAGTGTTTTCCTGACTGCTATGCACGCGAGATGAACACGGCGGGACAGTTGAGAAGAGAGTAGAAAATTATAAAGAGTGcccctattttttatatttccaatTCTCACTATTTTAATATTCTTCCTTTACTTgcacataaaaataatataataaaaatattaacaatattgtttatcaaaaattaatattaccttctaaaaaatttaattatttccatttttctaaaaaatatgttaataaaatttttacACTATCATCCCACGAAAGATTATAGTATATGATGAGTTTActactttttataataattaattatcagttactttaaaagtcatttttctcataatttttaatcaattaataatataaaaatatttacatgaaAGAAAGTTAAACTCTAAAAAGTTactcatccaaaaaaaaaaaactctaataaGTTATGTTCTTcagtattatttttgtttgttattaaagctaaaacacatattttaagaaaataattaattaaaccaactttttatgacaaaataattttattaactcAGTACTACACTGAATAATTAGAAATATACTTTTATTAGTgtatttattattgaaaaaataattaatattttctcgATGTTTTTTAGGggtaatatttttcttgatGTTTAAAACTTACAAATGATttgagataataaaaaaaagcattttaaaaatgacaaatataATAGAATAGGAAGAGCTTGATGTTTTGTGTACAAAAGTCTATAAATTTTGAAGATGattaatctttataaaaaaataaaataaaaattgatttcacCATTTAATAAGATCTcttttttcaatcaaattttttatttacaaaatttaaatttgagactttatttaatgaaaagaatataaattaagTGTAAATACAAGTAATGTTTGTCTTTCtattagtaaaatataaaaaataaattcatgttttttcatttgaataataatatttaagcaatatctcattttaatttatatctttaatttacCAATGTGGCCATTTATTCCATTCTTTCTCCTATTTTatgccttattttttttttaaaaaaaaaagtgtacatATAGGTAATGTCTGTCTTTCTAGTTTCTACTAgtgaaattcaaataataaattcatgttttaataataataataataaagaaataaagagtGAAACGAGAAAACGAGAAAGATCACCGCTTACAACTTTTCCTTGACGTCAAACCTTTCTCTCTTGCTGAAGCTGTTGCCACCAAAATGAGCGAATAAGACCAAATCCACAAAACTAATAGTATCTTCTAGCTTTTGAAATAATCAGCActgttagttaattaattaaattaaaatgaaatcctcaatgttatatttgtttgaagaaaaaaaaaatcagtaacaGTGACCCGATTAGGATATGATTCGGTGAGAATTGACTTGAGACCGCAAGAGCCAATTAGGCTATGGCCACTCCTAGGCATAGCAATGGGTGAAACGGGGACGGATATTCCATTTCCCACTCTCGCTCCGATTAGACATGGCAAAAAAATTCGTATTTATGGATATTCATCGGAATTCGTCTTAATTTTGACGGGTAATATACAAGTTGACCGGGTATGGGTTCGGATTTTTTCTGATAACTAAAAGTCGGGTGGTATGAGATTAGTAGACTTGTCCCGATCCCGAACCCGAATCCGTCTCGccacttaaaatctttaaaaattttgtataatttaatcaaaaggcataaaatttttattactagttaattttattttagaacttttacataatttaatattattttcttaactatttttgtAGACACACatgctataataaatttattgatatataagtagttgaaaataaatgtttaacaatcaatttattttttctaaaatcaaatttttaatatttttttataaaaaaaaaatatttttctaatttgaatcgTGTATGGGACAGGGTCGGGGATACCCGATACCCGACGGGTACCCAACAGGTACGGGGACGAGACAATAAACTTAAACCCGTCGGGTATCGGATACAAGTATGGGGATATGTTGGGGAGTCGGGGTAAGAGATTAGGGAGACAATACTCATACCCGCCCCACCCCGCCCCATTGCCATGTCTACCCCCGACTTTGTAACTGATCCCCGACTCCACCCTTGGTTCCCATCGgggttaaaaaatatgaatccaTCCCCGTTCCTGTTGGGGGTCAGGTTTTCCCACCCCGCCCCTGCtagtattgattaaaaaaattttaaaaaaaagagagagaaaatattataacttattggaaaaaaaatggaaaaaaaatgcagttacgtaaaaaaaacaataacaaattcaaaatatgggataaatatcataatttaaaaaattactaaaaaaaatcaatcaattcaattaaaatcataaaatttgggTATTGCATGAGAAATTAAGgacatgcatatttattttccCCCAAAATAGATTATCATGTAAATATATGTTGTCCCAACAATAAGTAGCATATGATTCTATTTAGCAAAAAATGAGATACTAATATACTATGTTGATTGTCCTTCAACATGTTTCATTCTATTTAGCATATGATTCTGTTCAGCAACTTAAAAATGTTTCATTCTttcaaattacataataaaaaaacaacttaaattgtTCAACAAATAAATGTTAATCATTCCTCCAAATTAGTGACACCACACCCATCATTCCACCtgcataaaagaaataaaaattagaacaaaagcttatattatataataacaaaaaaatgaaatttagaaCATTATTTACCTTCATCATCTGAAATCATTTCATTCATTACAGTAGCACATTCAGTAACAACTTTATAGCTCATAGAACCtataaaaatacattacaagTATTAGTTCTTGAATAAACACAAATATCAATTTAACaacatatatg contains:
- the LOC100814250 gene encoding phosphatidylinositol:ceramide inositolphosphotransferase 1 codes for the protein MSFYIGREASKLWKRICAETTTEINLLAENWKYLLAGLVCQYIHGLAARGVHYLHRPGPTLQDVGFFLLPELGQDKAYISETLFAMIFISFVSWTFHPFILKNRKIYTVLIWCRVLAFLVGSQVLRIITFYSTQLPGPNYHCREGSKLATLPRPDSVLEVLLINFPRGVVYGCGDLIFSSHMIFTLVFVLTYQKYGTRRSLKQLGWLLAVVQSLLIVASRKHYTVDVVVAWYTVNLVVFFIDKKLPELPDRSIAAATLLPLSTKDKDSRTKEENHKLLNGNSGDPVDWRQRTQVNGKIMEDGNTLHADSAMNGA